The sequence CTTCATGCAATGTGAGATCCGGTCCGCCGGTGACGGAGAAGATAACACCAGCTGCACCATCGATGGTTGTTTCGAGCAATGGGCTGTTGATGGCATTGCGAGCAGCTTCCACAGCTCTGCCTTCGCCTGTTGCGCGACCGACACCCATAAGAGCAGAACCAGCTTGTGACATGATTGCCTTAACGTCGGCAAAGTCAACGTTAACCAAACCAGGTACTGTGATGATGTCAGAGATACCTTGTACACCTTGCATCAACACACGATCAGCTTCCATGAATGCTTCTTGCATTGAAGCTCTGTGATCAACAACTTCCAGCAAGCGCTGGTTTGGGATGACAATCAATGTGTCAACACGATTCTTAATTTCTTGAATGCCGCCTTCGGCTTGATTCATGCGGCGCTTACCTTCAAACAAGAAAGGTCTTGTCACCACACCTACTGTCAGAGCGCCCAGTTCGCGAGCAATTTCAGCGACTACTGGAGCAGCACCGGTTCCTGTTCCACCACCCATACCAGCGGCGATGAAAACCATATCGGCACCTTCAAGAGCGGCAGCGATTTCTTCACGGCTTTCTTCAGCAGCCTTTTGTCCAACTGTTGGATTGCCACCAGCACCAAGACCACGAGTCAGCTTACCACCAATCTGCAGTCTGTTCTTAGCGGCTGCCAGCTCTAGAGCCTGTGCATCTGTGTTGCAGGTCCAGAACTCAATTCCATTTACGCCGGCGGCAATCATACGATTGACGGCGTTGGAACCAGCACCACCAACACCAACTACTTTGATGTTAGCTTTACTATCTGTTCTCGATTTATCGTTACGGTCAGCCACGGGAATGAACCTCATTGAAGTATCGGCGAAAAAATCTCTCGTTCGAGAATACACTACTTAGAACTAATACACATAAGACACAGTAAATAAGACGTTAGTACGCCAGTCCATGTCCTGTGAACTCGATAATCGTATTGCCTCAAGCTCCTATTTGCAAGCCAGTAAAGCCCCCATAGGCTTAAGCTTTTCACAGGTTGTCGGGTGTCGGATAAGGTGGCAAAACCAGTTGCCATGCCCTTGACTGCCGCTTTTCGGAATTTCCTGGGTCCCGCCAAAAATCCTCTGAGATTTTCGTAAGGAAACTTAAAAGAAGCAGTGTCGGATTTTTTAGTGAGCCTTTTTGCTTAAACCGGCCTTATATTTTTCCAGCCTGGTTTTGCCTTCCGGGTTATTAGGGGCAAGCTTCATAGCCATTTGCTCCCGGGAAATTGCCGCCTGGAAATTGCCGCCGGCTGCCTCAATAGCACCTAAAAGGCTCAATGCCTCGGCATTTCTCGTATCAATCTTGACGCACTTCTCCAGGATACGCTTAGCTTCGTCCGTTTGCCCTTTAGTCACTAAGGCGCTTCCCAGGTAATAACAGGCGTCTGCATCATTGGCGCTTATCTCTAATGCTTTGCGCTCTTCGCGAATTTGCCCGTCCAAATCGCCATTGAGACCTAAAGCTGCGCCTAAATCACGATGGGCTGCTCCGTCATTGGGATTTACCTTAATTGCCTGCTGAAAGACTTTTGCAGCTTGGGCAAAATCCTGCTTTCGTGCCAGCAACTGTCCCAATCTTCTTGGTACTTCTGAACTTGTCGGGCAGGCTTTCATGCCTTTGCGCAATGTCTCCATAGCGCCGTCAATGTCTCTTCCTCTCAATTGCGCACGTGCCAGTCCGCAATAAGCTTCTCCGCTCGTGCCGCTAAGCTTTATAGCCTGACGGAATTGCTCAATTGCTCCATTGGCATTGCCGGACATTATGTACGCATCGCCCAACTCCAGCCTGTTTTGCAGGCTTTGCGGATTAGCCTCGACGGCTAATTTATAGCGAGTAACCATGCGTTGGATGTCTTCGGACTCCTGGCTGGCTAACGATGGTTGGCAAGAGAAAATCACCAGCGCGGCAATCAATAGCAATTGAATCAAAACATATCTCCTATATATATAGATTAGGTATCCATTAATAGCGCTTTGGACATCCATTGTATGCGGAATAGTTCCATTTTAGATATGAATAACTAAAAGTCCACGCCTGTCTTGGCAGCCACGTTCTTTTTGAGCATGCGATCCAAAATCATGCGGCAGCCGGGATCTTTCGGATTTATCTTGATGGCGCTACGGTAGGCGGCTTCAGATTTTTCAGTGTCACCCAATTGTTCATAGGCAGCACCTAAAACTAAGTACGACCAGTAATTCTTTGGAAACATCTCAATTGCACGCTTCTGCAAAGCAATTACAGATTTAGCATCACCTTGACGCAACAAGCACTTGCCTAAGCCGACATATGCCATGAAGTGTCTAGGATTAAGTTCAATCGTACGCCTGTATTCCAAAGCTGCTTCGTCGTACTGCTCATTAAGCTCATAGACTGTGCCCAGATTGAGATGCGCTTCTATATTTATTGGATCTCTTTTGGCTACCAATTGAAAATGCTCTAGTGCACTTCTGTATTGCTGCACCTGCATATAGCAAAGACCTAAATTACCATGCGCCATCAAATCCTCGGAATTAGCATCGAGAACTGCACGAAACTGTTGTGCAGCTTCTTCCCAACTGCCTCTTCTCACATAAAAGAGTCCGAGTTCACGATGGACTTCAACGTTCTTGTTATCCAACTTCAAAGCTTCAATAAATTCTTGCATTGCCGCGTCATCTTGACCAAGACCAGCCAGGGCAGAGGCTTTCATGCAGTGAGCAATAACATTACCCGGGTCCTCTTTTACGGCAATTGTTAGTTCTTGCAACGCTAACGAATATGCTTGCTCATCAAGATATGCCTTCCCTGTTTGTAGATGTTTGTCACCACTAAACAAAGCAAACGCTTGTTGATTGGGCAATAAGAGCTGCGCACTTAAAAAGGCGGCTACACTGCTTAAGACTAGTAAGAGGTTAATTCGTTTCATACTCACAGCGACATTATACAGACACTGGCGTTACACGCACACAAAAAATTGAATTTACAAGTTAAGATTATGCTGCCGACAACTTAAGGGGGACGGCAAAGTGGAAATTGCAGCAGCCTCTATATTTTTCAAATTCGTATTTCCGCCGGCCTTTTACGCATTCCACGGCTGGGTCGCTACAGAGATGGCCATATGGGCGTTATTCCGTCCGTATGAACAGTGGTATTTCCCAGGCACCAAAATACCTGTTCCATGTACGCCAGGCATTTTTCCTAAACGTCGCAACATCCTTGCCACATCGGTAGCCGGCACCATTACGGACACGCTCTTAACGACCGAAGACATTAAAGAGCAAGCGGAGACTCTGGTTACAGAAGCCAATATATACAAAGCCGTTGACATTTTCTTCAATGCAATCTTGAAAGAGTTTCGCGATACAACTAAACTGCATAGACTGGCAACTGATTTAGCAGAACTTTCACCTGCTTTATTGCAACACTTGGTTGTTTCAATTATCAAAGGACTGGAAGAAGGCAAAGAGCGTCGAGTTGCCGTCATTACAGAAAAGATTTTCGATCAGGTAATTCTTTCAACGCGCATATCCTTGGATCAAGCCAATGAAATTAGCAATAAGCTTCTTGAGACTATTGCCACACCAGAGCGCTTGCGCAAAATTACAATTGCCTTGTTGAGCCCACAAAACATAAGCGCAATTGATGAATCCATTCAAGCTCATACATCGGGTCCTTATCGCATACTAGCAAAAATCATTGGCGTTAAAAGAGTCTGCTATGAATGGCGGAATTTCCTAGAGAAGGAACCGGATGAAGCTCATCGAGTCATTAGTGAGTTAACAAGACGCTTCGGCATAAGAGATCAACTAGCTATTCAAATAGCAAACTTTGATTTGCGCTCTTTGCCATTGCAACAGATATCGGAATTAAAGGCAAGTACCGTAAGAATCGTTGAAAGCTTTTTGCTTGATCATCGCGATGACATTTTAAATGCGGTCAAACAAATTGAAGAAGAGGCTATGGGCACCGTTCGCTCGGCAATCATCGGCTTCAATCCGGAATCAATTCCAACGGAATGGCTTGAACGTGCCAAGAAAAATACTGCAGCAATTGCTTATGCTTACTTAGATCGCGAACTTGGTGAACTTTTGGAAAAGGCCATTCCGGCTTTGGGAATGTATACGCTAATTGCCAGAAAAATTGACTTATTTACGCCTCAACAATTAGAGCAACTAATAAAGCGCATTTGCAAACAAGAGCTTAAGTGGCTGGCTATTCTCGGCGGCTTCATTGGCGGCTGGCTAGGACTTGTCCAAGTTGCCGTAAACGTAGCTTTTCCCTAAGACCCTAGCGTATTGCTGCGCGCGGAGCCGGAGCCATTTCTATCACTTTCGTCTGGAACGGCAATTTAGCAGTTCTTTGACCGCGTAATTTCATTTGCACAAACTCAAGACCCAATTGATTCAAGCGCTTCACTGTGGAATCGCTGCTATTTGATCCGTTTTGGTCACGTTGAATTTCTTTCGCAAAGCGCTGTTCAGCTTCGGCAAATTTCTTTTGCTCCAGAAGACTGAATGCATACAGCGTACTTGCTATTTGTGTGTATTCCGGATCAACATGATGCACAACTGAATTGTCACGACGTCCTGGAATTCTCAACGTATCATCTTGGTCAATGACATTGAAAGCAGCTTTAAAGTGCTGCTCAGCTACAGCATTTTCTCTATTCAATGCAGCCAAAATTCCGCGAGTCTGTTCCAGTATTATTTTGTCGGCATTGCTGGAATAGCAAAGATTGGTTTGTTCTTGCATTAAATGCTGACGTCGATTAGCGTCGGATGTTTTCAACATCTCTTCTTGCTTTTTCGCCATATCATGACCGGCTTGAGCTATTTGACCAGATTTGTCTTCAATGACTTCCTTTAACCACTTTGAAGAGAGTCCGTGAATCGTAGCAACTTTTGCTACTTCCTCTACAGCGTCAATGTATTTAACCTCATCATGTTTCCCTTGTTTGAGCAAGGCAACACGTAAAGCACGCTTATTTAAATCCTGCACGTGTATTTGGTTGTTTTTGCCGGCTATGTCACGCATGCGTTCCGATTTCAAAAGACTTTCAGCTTGTGCAAGCATCACCTGATCATCCAATTTGATCAAACTAACGGCGTACATTGTGTTGGCCAAAGCCACAACACCGTTATTACATTGCCGGACATCAGAGCTGGAATTTATCTGACTTTCAGCAGCAAGAATTCTTGCGGCTTGCTGATAGTCGCCGCGAAGTGCTTTGCGAATACCTTCCAAGTCCTGTCGCATATGGTCGTCATTTTGAACTTTAGACGATTGCTCAAGTGTCGCGTCAGTCAACACACGGCTCAGTTCAGCCAATTTTGTATCTAACGAGCCAGTTGCTTCTGTTACTAATCTATCCATTTGCCTTCACCCCTTGTGTGATTTCCTGGTTTGATATTACGAATTAGCCATCTAACAATCTATTGGGGAAACCCGCCGCACAGGGTGATTTCCACGTACCTGCAAATAATCGCTCAAGCTGATAAAAATGTCACAAAGCCAAGCTACATGAGCCTTTCTGGGTATAAGGCTCCTAGATAACCATGTAAAAAAAAACCTACGTGAACGAACGAATCGCCAACGAAAGTGACTTGCCAGAAAAGCTCAACCTGTCACAGCCCATCGAAGCGTCCGATAAATTAGCACCATTAACAACCGAAGGTACCGTCACTGCCCTACAAGACGAGGTCATTCGACTGCGTCAAGAAGGACAGCCTGACGTTCGTAAGTTTCCCAAGAAGGGTACCGGACAACCAGTACAAACGACTGACTCACTGTCGGGTCAAGTCCAAGACTACACACCCCTTATCGCTTCGCTAGCTCCCAAAGCAGCAATTGACAATACAACAAGCACTCAGGCGACCGTCCCAGAACTGTCAACTTTGACGGCCAATGCAGACGCGCAGCTAATCGCGACCCTGCCGCCTATAAAGCCCACAATACCTCTCGCTCTGCAAGACAACTTGATCAAAACCACCGAACAACAACCGGAGGTTTCTGTCAGTCAGGCTCCTACAAACTGGGTGAGTGAGAATAAACCGAGTTTTCAAACGATGGTTCTGGACGCGGCGCCTGAACCTTCAGGACGTTCATCAAGCAATTTGAATACACACCTAGCTCTATCCTCGCCCTCTGAGAATCAATCGGCAGGTACATCTTCTGCTGTTGCCTTCAATCGAGAAGTTAGCTCCTTTGAGAAAGCGCCACAAACGCACACGGAAATACAGAAACCTATTGTCGCCAGCGCACCGCCACAAAAAGATATTGCCGTGCAGAACGCAGCGACACCATCGAGCCTATTTGCTGGTAGTACACAGGAACCGATGGTGGCGACAAGGTCATTAGATAACAATCTGGGTCCTTTCAAGTCGAACAAACCAGTATCAGATGCACCCGTGATTGTTCAGACTCCACCAACACCATTTGCACAACCAGCACTTCAAAACACTGAAGCACCAGCGAAAATGCAGGCAACTAATTCGGCGCCAGCGGACAAGGCACTTATTGCCAGTCTCGGACAACCACAACCGGATCGAACACCTGCGCGAGATGCGGCTCAATCAGTTTTGCCAACAGCAGAGAAGCCGATTGCAAGCAAAGAACAAATCGCGCTAAATCCATCAGCGCCACTGCTCCAAGCAGCAACTGAAGCTCGACAGCCAGAGGCTAAGCCATCCCTGGTTGCACAAGAATCTACATCTCCAGCCTTCAAGCAAAATATATTAGCCCCAAACCAGAATGTAGAACGAACTCATTTAACAGCTAATGCTGCAAGCGCAGACTACTCTCTGCCGTTTAAAGAAACAAATCGTGAATTGGCCAAAGAATCCAAAGACAAGGATATGCAAATCGCTGCCTTAAATTATCCGAAATTTGGCGGCGCTGCTCCGGTGGAAGAGTCGGCAAAACCCATAATTCCTCAGCAAAAAGCACCGAGTTCTCAGTCATCTCTAGCTCGTGATAGCGCGCCTGAAAAAGCACATCCGCTATCAGAATCGTTTGTCTCGGGCAAAGTTTTAAGTCAACCGGGCAAAGATGCCCCCACCAAAGACTCGGTTATCGACGCCAAATCCCCAGATGCAAAAACGAATGTCTCAGGAACTGCTACTGGAGCATCTGCCACGAAATCAACAGAGTCGAAGTCAATTGATTCAAAATCGGACAGCAAGACTCCTGATGTGAAGACTCCCGACATAAAAACAGTTGATGCAAAAACAGGCGATGTCAAATTCGCAGACGCCAAAATATCTGAAGGTCGTCTATCAGATCCAAGAAGTCTCGATTCCACACATCATCCCGGTGCATCGATTAAACCAGGTCAGGAAATTCCCGGAACGAATTCTCCTCTTAACCCACTCGGACAACCTACCAGTGGTGAACGTGTGATTATGTCCGGCAATCAACCAGGCAAGCATCCAGACACTCAAGTTAGAGCCGATGGATCCACATCGGCAACCAAAGCTGACGGAACGAGCCCAGATGCTGGTGACAAGCCTGGCAAAAAACAAGATGCAGATGACAAAAAAGATATCCAGACTGGTAAAGGTCCAGGCAACACAGCTGACACCGGCAAGATTCAACCAGGAAGCAAGGCATTCAATGACCTGCTCGACTTCATCGACAAAGCAGATCAAGCCGATGTTAAACCTGGCGGTAAAGCACTTACACCGCTAACCGGCTCAAATATTCTTAGTCCCGACGATGTTCTGATCACCGGAACAGGCGCCATCGGACAAGGTGTTGCAAGTGCAATCGGCGACGACAGCAAGGATGAAACTGCTGA comes from Candidatus Obscuribacterales bacterium and encodes:
- a CDS encoding tetratricopeptide repeat protein, which codes for MIQLLLIAALVIFSCQPSLASQESEDIQRMVTRYKLAVEANPQSLQNRLELGDAYIMSGNANGAIEQFRQAIKLSGTSGEAYCGLARAQLRGRDIDGAMETLRKGMKACPTSSEVPRRLGQLLARKQDFAQAAKVFQQAIKVNPNDGAAHRDLGAALGLNGDLDGQIREERKALEISANDADACYYLGSALVTKGQTDEAKRILEKCVKIDTRNAEALSLLGAIEAAGGNFQAAISREQMAMKLAPNNPEGKTRLEKYKAGLSKKAH
- a CDS encoding tetratricopeptide repeat protein, which encodes MKRINLLLVLSSVAAFLSAQLLLPNQQAFALFSGDKHLQTGKAYLDEQAYSLALQELTIAVKEDPGNVIAHCMKASALAGLGQDDAAMQEFIEALKLDNKNVEVHRELGLFYVRRGSWEEAAQQFRAVLDANSEDLMAHGNLGLCYMQVQQYRSALEHFQLVAKRDPINIEAHLNLGTVYELNEQYDEAALEYRRTIELNPRHFMAYVGLGKCLLRQGDAKSVIALQKRAIEMFPKNYWSYLVLGAAYEQLGDTEKSEAAYRSAIKINPKDPGCRMILDRMLKKNVAAKTGVDF
- the ftsZ gene encoding cell division protein FtsZ, giving the protein MADRNDKSRTDSKANIKVVGVGGAGSNAVNRMIAAGVNGIEFWTCNTDAQALELAAAKNRLQIGGKLTRGLGAGGNPTVGQKAAEESREEIAAALEGADMVFIAAGMGGGTGTGAAPVVAEIARELGALTVGVVTRPFLFEGKRRMNQAEGGIQEIKNRVDTLIVIPNQRLLEVVDHRASMQEAFMEADRVLMQGVQGISDIITVPGLVNVDFADVKAIMSQAGSALMGVGRATGEGRAVEAARNAINSPLLETTIDGAAGVIFSVTGGPDLTLHEVQEAANVIYEAVSDDANIIFGSVIDDKLHGEVLITVIATGFDMAMQPQARAAARTQASTLSAPAPQRQPAGGEFKKIASDILDIPEFLRARQGK
- a CDS encoding DUF445 family protein, with product MEIAAASIFFKFVFPPAFYAFHGWVATEMAIWALFRPYEQWYFPGTKIPVPCTPGIFPKRRNILATSVAGTITDTLLTTEDIKEQAETLVTEANIYKAVDIFFNAILKEFRDTTKLHRLATDLAELSPALLQHLVVSIIKGLEEGKERRVAVITEKIFDQVILSTRISLDQANEISNKLLETIATPERLRKITIALLSPQNISAIDESIQAHTSGPYRILAKIIGVKRVCYEWRNFLEKEPDEAHRVISELTRRFGIRDQLAIQIANFDLRSLPLQQISELKASTVRIVESFLLDHRDDILNAVKQIEEEAMGTVRSAIIGFNPESIPTEWLERAKKNTAAIAYAYLDRELGELLEKAIPALGMYTLIARKIDLFTPQQLEQLIKRICKQELKWLAILGGFIGGWLGLVQVAVNVAFP